CGTCGGCCGGATCTGGCGGATCCCCCGCAAAGAGTTCGAGGAATGGCTCGCTCGCTCCAGCCAGACGGGTCGTCTGGCGGGCAGGCAGCGGCGGCTCTTTTAGGGCCGCTGGCCAAGCAAAGTGGGAAGGAGGTGAACCCAAATGCCGGCGAAGAAGAAGGCCAAGAAGGCAAAGAAGGCGAAGAAGAAGTAGTTCCGCCCTGTTGAGGTGAGGCGCCGCGGGCGGGCGGCGCCCTACCCAAGCGTTCATGGTCAATGGTCCTGGGACTGGTTTCTCATAACGACTTTTGTCTCGGTCTCGTTCAATAGAGCGGGATGAACGGGTCAGCTCTCGTGCGCTGGGTGCGCACTCTCCTCGTCTGCCTGACGCTTGCCCTGTCGAGCGTCGTGGGCGCGCCGCCTGCGCCAGCTGCGGCTGCGGTGTCGGACGACATGATGTTGCTCGCCAACCAGCTGCGCTACGCGATCGGGGCGCCCACACTCACCCCGGATTCACGGGTCGTCGCGGCGGCGCAGAACCACGCCAACTACAGCTCGGCCAACGGCCAGAGCGGTCACTTCGAGACGGTGGGCCTGCCGTACTACACCGGCTATTCCGCGCGCGATCGCGTGGCGGCGATGGGACTCTCGACCACGTTCGTGAGCGAAGTTGCGACCGGCGGCTCAAGTGGGGTCGCAGGCGTGCGTCAGCTCTGGGACGCCCCCTATCACCGGCTCGGGATCATGCACCCAAGTGCTGCGACGATGGGTTGGGGCTTCTCGACGCTGAACGGTCGCAACACGACCGTCGGCGACATCACCTACGACTTCGGCATCCGGTCCGTCGATTTCGTGCGCTCTCCCGCGCATGACCAGACGAACATCCCGACGTCGTGGAGCGGGAACGAATCACCGAGTCCGCTTCCCGCGGGAGCAACGCGACCGGTCGGCTACCCGATCATGGTCGTCTACTCCGGTGGGCAGAACGTCGTGATGCGTGGCGCCGAGGTCGTCGCCCCCGGCGGTGTGCGCCTTCCGATCTACTACGCACCGCAGCAGTTCGAGTACGACTACCAGGTCATCATCCCGCAGAGTCCGCTGGCGGCGAACACGACCTATCACGTGCGGTTCGATATCACGGTAGGCGGCACGTGGCTGACCAACGAGTGGGACTTCAGCACCGGCTCAACGATCGTCGGCGGTGGTGGCAGCAGTGGCGGTGGTGGCTCGACGCCGCCCCCGGCGGCTGACAACGGGTTGCACTCGGCCTGGATGTCCCAGACCGCCGTGCCGGCGCTCCAGCCGGCGACCACGCAGAGTGTGAGCCTGCTGTTCCGCAACTCTGGGACGAAGACGTGGCAGAAGGGCGTGGCCGGAAGTCAGGTCGCGCTCGGCATAAGCGGCGACAACACGACCTTCAGCGCCCTCGGAATGAACGTCGGCTGGCCATCCGCGAACCGCGTCGCGGTGCAGAACGAGCCCTCGGTCGCGCCGGGCGGGATCGCTTCGTTCACCTTCGCCATCAAGGCGCCGTTCTCCGCGGGTCTCGTGAACATCCCGCTGCGACCGGTGGTCGATGGCGTCGCCTGGCTCGAGGACCAGGGCGTCACCGTGCCGGTCATGACGACGGTGAACTATCACAGCCGCTGGCTCACGCAGTCGCCGTATCCGACGCTGCGAGCGGGCCAGGTCAGCGGTCAGCTGCAGATCAGCTTCATCAATACCGGCAGCCAGACGTGGACGAAGGGACTGCTCGGCCAGGAGGCGCGACTCGGCGTGAACCGTGACAACGAGACGTGGGCCGGCCTCGGGGTCGGGTGGCCCTCCGCCAACCGTGTCGCGTTCCAGAGCGAGGCGAACGTTCCTCCAGGAGGCGTGGGGACTTTCGTGTTCCAGGTCCGCGCGCCGATGACACCGGGCGTCTACGCGATCAACCTGCGTCCCGTCATCGATGCCGTCACATGGATGGAGGACCAAGGCGTTTTCCTCTACGTGACCGTGGTCCCCTAACTAGCCGCGGAACACCACCTCGAAGGTCTCACCGCATTTCGGGCATTTCACTGTGGCGGCGTAAGGCGGATTCGGTGGCACATCGAGGTGCTCGCGCGTGACCGAACGGGGTCCGACCTTCGCGCCGCAGTACGGACAGCTCACCTGGTAGTCGAGGAATGCATGGCGGTCGACCTCGATGCGGCGACGGGAATCGGTGAGGGCCATGTGCGGCTAGTCTAGGTCGATGGCCGCGCCGAAGGGTCGCAACAAGCTCGCGACCGAGACCACAACGCTGAAGGTCGGCGACGGCGCACCTGACTTCACGCTCCGCGCGCACGACGGAAGCGAGGTCACGCTCTCGAAGCTGCGCGGACGGCGTGTGGTGCTCGCGTTCTTCGCGTTCGCGTTCACCAACACCTGAAACAGCGAAGCGCCTGCGCTCAACGCTCTTCAGGAGCGTTTCGCCGGCGGCAGTGCCCAGGTCATGGGCATCTCATGCGACAGCGTGTACACGCTCAAGGCCTGGGCGGAGTCTCTTGGCGGCACGAAGTACCCGCTGTGCAGCGACTTCTGGCCGCACGGGAAGGTGACCCAGGCTTACGGCGTGTTCAACGCCGAGGTCGGAAGACCCGAGCGCGCGATCATCGTCGTCGACGCCGCGGGCATCGTCCGTTACATCGACGTGCATCAGCTGCGTGAGGTCCCGGACGAAGAGGAGATCGCGGAGGCGCTGGAGAAGTGCGACTAGGACGGCGACGCTTCGGTCAGCCGCGCGTGGGTATGAGGTAGGCCTTTCCCTCTGACGCGATCGTGAACGAGACCTGGTCCCCGTCGGACACGCCGGGAAGCGTGTCGCCCCGGACCAGCACATCCACACCGCAGTCGACCACCGCGATCTCGCCCGTCTCGCGCACGGTGCCACTGACGGTCGTGCCCGGTGCGATGACCGCGCCCGGCTTCATCGCACTCGCGACCGGCTGAACGTCCTTCGCCGTGTACTCGATGGCCATCGTCACCCGATCTCCGATCGAAAGACGGTGCTTGCGCACCGCGCCCGTCGCGTCCTGTCCGCGCAGGTCCATGCGCGCCGGACCCTCGCCGACACGCAGGGTCACGATGATGTCTCCGCGCGTTCCGTCGAGGACCACGACGATCCCGCGCGAGGCCTTCTGCCGCCACTTCTCGATGAACGCGAGCTGCTCGAAGTCCAGCATGTCGCCGATACGATAGCCACGAGTGCTCGACGTGCGCATCGCACACTCCGGCTTGTCCGCTCATTGCGGCGCTGTTAGACCGTGAAGATCGTGAGACCTCGCGACCTCTTCAGCTCCTGTCTCTAGGCCGCGTCAGCGGCCGCGGACGCCCGTCCGCCTGACCTGAGAACGAATTCCGTGGAGGTGTGGCCATGACCCCATACGCGCATCCCGAGACGCTCGTCGAGACCGACTGGCTCGCGCAGCACGCCAAGGATCCGGACGTCCGCGTCTTCGAGGTCGACGTCGACACATCGTCGTACGACCAGGGCCACGCGGCGGGCGCGATCGGCGTGAACTGGAAGACCGATCTGCAGCAGCACCCCGTCCGCGATCTGCTCGACAAGAAGCAGCTCGAGGAGTTCCTCTCGAAGAACGGCGTCACGAAGGACACCACCATCGCGGTCTTCGGCGACAACAACAACTGGTTCGCCGCCTGGTTCCTCTGGCTGCTGAAGTACTACGGCCATAAGGACGTGCGCCTGGTCAACGGAGGCCGCGCGAAGTGGGTCGCGGAGGGCAGGCCGCTCGTCACCGAGAAGCCGTCCTTCCCGCGCAGCGAATACCGCGCGCAAGGCCCGGATGCCTCGATCCGCGCGCTCCGCGATTACGTGCTCGAGAAAGTGACGGGCAACGGCACGAAGATCATCGACGTGAGATCGCCGAAGGAGTACTCGGGTGAGCTCCTCGCACCGGAGGCCCTTCCGCAGGAAGGTGCGCAGCGCGGCGGTCACATCCCCGGCGCGCAGAACGTCCCGTGGGCGACGGCGGTCGCTGAAGATGGACGCTTCAAGACCGCGGACGAGCTGAAGACGATCTATGAGGGCAAGGGCCTGAGCCGCGGGACGGAGACCATCGCGTACTGCCGCATCGGCGAGCGCAGCGCCCATACCTGGTTCGTGCTGCGCTATCTGCTCGGTCACGAGCGCGTCCGCAACTACGACGGCTCGTGGACGGAGTGGGGCAGCCTCATCGGAGTGCCGATCGAGAAGGGCTAGCAGCCTCGCAGCATCATGTGCCGGTGGAGACGGTACGCCGGCGAGCCGAGATGCTGCGGCTGCTCGAGCGGTTCGGCATCCGCGATCGCAGCGTTCTCGAGGCCATGGCGCGCGTGCCGCGGGAGGAGTTCGTTTCTCCGGCCGACCGCGACGTGGCCTACGGCGACCACGCGCTCGCGATCGGCGAGGGACAAACGATCTCGCAGCCGTACGTCGTCGCGCGCATGACCGAGCTGCTCGCGACCGAGGCCGAGCACTGCATCCTCGAGGTCGGCACGGGCTCGGGGTATCAGGCCGCGGTCCTCGCCGAGCTGGTGCGAGAGGTGATATCGATCGAGCGCCACGCGTCGCTCGCCGACGCCGCACGCGATCGTCTCGTTCGCCTCGGCTACGCGAATGTTCGCGTCATCCACGCCGATGCATCCCTTGGCTATCCGCCCGAGGCGCCGTACGACCGCATCCTCATCACGGCGGCGACGCCAGGGATCGACCCGGCACTCGCGCAACAGCTCACGGCCGATGGTCGCATCGTCGCGCCGGTGGGCGATCTCGATCTTCAGGAGCTCGTCGTGCGCGACGCGCGTGGCCACGAGCAGCGCCACGGAGCTGTGAAATTCGTCCCGCTTCGCGGCGAGGCGGGATTCAGGGGATGAGCGGCGTCGTCTTCGATGGCGGTCGCATCCATGTCGGCGATGGCACCAGCGCGGAGGCGCTCCTCGCGCGTGACGGCCGCGTCGCCGCGGTCGGCCGGCGCGATGAGGTACGCCGCGAGGCCGGTGGCGCGGAGGTCGTGGATCTCCGCGGCGGGCTGATGGTCCCCGGTTGGTTCGACGCGCACGTCCACTTCGTCTGGTGGGCGCAGCAGATGGCACGGCTCGACATCGCGAACACGACGGCGCTGGACGCGGCCCTCGACCGGATCGCGACGTACGTGCGCGGCCTGCCGGAGGGCGCCTGGGTGCTCGGTGGCCGCTTCGACAAGAACAACTGGGGTCGCTGGCCGACCGCGGTCGATCTCGACGGCGTGACGGCCGGCCATCCTGCGGTGCTGCGGAGCCGCGACGGCCACTCGCGTTGGCTCAACAGCGCCGCGATCGCGCGCGCTGGCATCACGCGGGACACCGCTGTCCCCGACGGCGGCGCGATCTTTCGCGATGACCGCGGCGAGGCGACCGGCGTGCTGCAGGAGAACGCGAACGGGATCGCCGATGCGGTCATCCCGCCGCCAACTGACGACGAGATGCTGGCCGACGCGCGGCGCGGGCAGAACGAAGCCTGGCGGCGCGGCATCACTGGCCTCGAGGACCTCGACCAATTCATGGGACGCTCGCCCGTGGCCGTGCTCGCGCGCATGCGCGACGCGGGCGAGCTCGCGCTCCGGGTGCACATGGGTATCCCGCACGCACGGCTCGCTG
The genomic region above belongs to Candidatus Limnocylindria bacterium and contains:
- a CDS encoding sulfurtransferase, producing the protein MTPYAHPETLVETDWLAQHAKDPDVRVFEVDVDTSSYDQGHAAGAIGVNWKTDLQQHPVRDLLDKKQLEEFLSKNGVTKDTTIAVFGDNNNWFAAWFLWLLKYYGHKDVRLVNGGRAKWVAEGRPLVTEKPSFPRSEYRAQGPDASIRALRDYVLEKVTGNGTKIIDVRSPKEYSGELLAPEALPQEGAQRGGHIPGAQNVPWATAVAEDGRFKTADELKTIYEGKGLSRGTETIAYCRIGERSAHTWFVLRYLLGHERVRNYDGSWTEWGSLIGVPIEKG
- a CDS encoding CAP domain-containing protein yields the protein MNGSALVRWVRTLLVCLTLALSSVVGAPPAPAAAAVSDDMMLLANQLRYAIGAPTLTPDSRVVAAAQNHANYSSANGQSGHFETVGLPYYTGYSARDRVAAMGLSTTFVSEVATGGSSGVAGVRQLWDAPYHRLGIMHPSAATMGWGFSTLNGRNTTVGDITYDFGIRSVDFVRSPAHDQTNIPTSWSGNESPSPLPAGATRPVGYPIMVVYSGGQNVVMRGAEVVAPGGVRLPIYYAPQQFEYDYQVIIPQSPLAANTTYHVRFDITVGGTWLTNEWDFSTGSTIVGGGGSSGGGGSTPPPAADNGLHSAWMSQTAVPALQPATTQSVSLLFRNSGTKTWQKGVAGSQVALGISGDNTTFSALGMNVGWPSANRVAVQNEPSVAPGGIASFTFAIKAPFSAGLVNIPLRPVVDGVAWLEDQGVTVPVMTTVNYHSRWLTQSPYPTLRAGQVSGQLQISFINTGSQTWTKGLLGQEARLGVNRDNETWAGLGVGWPSANRVAFQSEANVPPGGVGTFVFQVRAPMTPGVYAINLRPVIDAVTWMEDQGVFLYVTVVP
- a CDS encoding protein-L-isoaspartate(D-aspartate) O-methyltransferase, which gives rise to METVRRRAEMLRLLERFGIRDRSVLEAMARVPREEFVSPADRDVAYGDHALAIGEGQTISQPYVVARMTELLATEAEHCILEVGTGSGYQAAVLAELVREVISIERHASLADAARDRLVRLGYANVRVIHADASLGYPPEAPYDRILITAATPGIDPALAQQLTADGRIVAPVGDLDLQELVVRDARGHEQRHGAVKFVPLRGEAGFRG
- a CDS encoding redoxin domain-containing protein, which gives rise to MAAPKGRNKLATETTTLKVGDGAPDFTLRAHDGSEVTLSKLRGRRVVLAFFAFAFTNTUNSEAPALNALQERFAGGSAQVMGISCDSVYTLKAWAESLGGTKYPLCSDFWPHGKVTQAYGVFNAEVGRPERAIIVVDAAGIVRYIDVHQLREVPDEEEIAEALEKCD